One genomic window of Ficedula albicollis isolate OC2 chromosome 18, FicAlb1.5, whole genome shotgun sequence includes the following:
- the EVPL gene encoding envoplakin isoform X2 — translation MFKGVAKSSPSRSSPSRGSPAKPSKSSTNELAVLISRMQTNADQVEKDILETQSRLKQDSSNHQKNKAFEFQTENARNLKEAETLLKDLFLDVDRAKRLRHPQAPEIEKDIQQLHDRVTQLCAEYRALYEQLNVPEVGPRVDWARILDQKMKQVNAGQYGPGMSELEKQIAEHNILQKEIEAYGLQIKNLRSGDVADLKSQYKDLLKASIWRGQSLGSLYHHLQGCTKELGYLTEQQTKILKQDWSDQMLDVQSLRREYEDFKSNELLRQEELVNHLQDDGDRMIELKHPAIKPIQAHQEALKNEWQNFLNLCICQESQLKSVESYKKFQDDAEAVSRSLKKMSSDLDTKYSKFNKDSPGVVSDLLLQLENEEKVLKQAEKSISDLKRRSREISPLKLRRTRPPEPLSLDTLCDWDAGEVQLTRGDKYTLKDNSNPEMWVVQSSTGVVQEAPSACFSIPPPDPESIDKVNRLEGELNTVKQKRAAVQSSLRRSQKEQVQPSQQALSRGPPAVQDDPQADRLLSSLDRVGKDLVQVEKEVLNRVRSPVSYSDPTDDLGRRIKQQQETTKKLENLGAAKDALQKECETYLSKKPTSTSASQLPVTLNALRSKYNDVNVLSSLYNEKAKAALNLETQIENTDRIVSTFEAKLAQDSIIPASPNALQDRANDLQKMRRDLVAQEDCVLKLNRGLKDAEHSCSAVQNNFQEYCPDLPRQRREVQLLNDRYHAVADQLDQREKTLRNISLTYQQFQNSNENLMFWMNNLPKHQVKTTDGPSQINYKLQAQKRLVGEIQIKEPEKNALVRLSQNVQSTLNDYELEAGKYSSSLDPSLTDSAAKRLRVTPLQESIQAQENDVTKLYMELVAESKEQLSRLEFAKKIVEKKEVHEDIEAVHEQTQKAENKATTSRESEGLKSQLEEERRKVARIEEDLEEHRNKLLMLKTQKPIERVEEKEVIEYYRDPQVESNISRMAQQIEEEGKKRQSLQEDIDVMSRKLAQMESEKKVTPAQLLTKEITRIEKDPSLDGQAASLRQEIKRLQQESLAAASELEQHKRELHMLERKQPNIREKVVVKELIKLEKNPEMLKSVRTLQLQIDEESFKRKSAEEAIVKVKNKIEEVERLIETAEPKIIVKEVKQVEQDPELLKETSKLKTLIEEERSKNLALTGELGELQSQYSIAEKKKPRIEVKERVNEIFLVDPETERQIAHLKRELQEVTLKRTKIDSEVEEALAELKVLRSQKPEVEFKEVIEEVVKHEKSPEILREIDRLKEQLNELVNTNGRTQEQLIRLQGERDEWRRERSKVETKLVNKEVIRYENDPLLEKEADRLRQEVRNMSQKRRAAEDAIYDLQNKYMLLERRKPEEKVVVQEVILTQKDPKLRDEHSRLRRSLDEEVSNRRRLERDVQQVRVLVEEQEKLLNFQEDRSKRLALEKEMRQITLRIKELEESPAPVQEKIIMEEVVKLEKDPVLEQSASNLRLELDREKMEVLSLQRECKNLQVQVDVLQKTKSQEKTIYKEVIRVEKDRALESERARVWELLSRERGAKQKAEEEVRRLREKIERAEGMKRTWAREETELQKARNMAIQERASLESELRELERQKQQKVLFLREESKLLSQRTQNDRQKKKQLEHEVSLLEADILREKDQIYNKERFIRDLQSKVNREEINHETQMRETNLSTKISILDPDTGKDMSPYEAYKRGIIDRGQYIQLQELECDWEEVTTLGPNGEVSLLLDKKSGKQYSIDDALRLRRITKEEYQLYRDGKIPISEFALLVAGETKPPSSLSIGSIISKSPLTSPTTHQTQTFFPPASQKGICDDTSPIAGVYDTTTNTKYNIKTAVAKKLLDPMTAQKLLEAQAATGGIIDLISRDRFSVHKAIERGLIDRTYMQRLLNAQKAFTGIEDPVTKRRLSVGEAVQKGWMTKDSAFPYLQVQHLTGGLIDPKKTGRIPVLEAVQTGMITSNLANRLQDESNYEKDLLDPVTKEKINYKEAMALCQKDSLSQLLLLPAASEGYQRYHQASRSPRLSRFRH, via the exons GATGTGGCAGATTTAAAAAGCCAGTACAAGGATTTGCTG AAAGCTTCCATCTGGCGAGGGCAGAGCCTTGGCAGCCTCTACCACCACCTCCAGGGCTGCACCAAGGAGCTGGGCTacctgacagagcagcagacCAAGATCCTGAAGCAGGACTGGAGTGACCAGATGCTGGATGTGCAGAGCCTGCGCAGGGAGTACGAG gATTTCAAGTCCAATGAGCTGCTCAGGCAGGAGGAGCTTGTGAACCACCTTCAGGACGATGGGGACAGGATGATTGAGCTGAAGCACCCAGCCATCAAACCTATccag GCTCACCAGGAAGCCTTGAAGAACGAGTGGCAGAATTTCCTGAATCTCTGCATTTGCCAGGAGAGCCAGCTGAAAAGTGTGGAGAGCTATAagaag TTCCAGGATGATGCTGAGGCTGTGAGCCGCTCCCTGAAGAAGATGAGCTCTGACCTGGACACCAAATACAGCAAGTTCAACAAAGACAGCCCTGGGGTGGTGTCAGacctgctgcttcagctggag AACGAGGAGAAGGTGTTGAAGCAGGCAGAGAAGAGCATCAGTGACCTgaagagaaggagcagagagatCAGCCCGCTGAAACTGCGCAGGACACGTCCCCCTGAGCCCCTCAGCCTGGACACCCTCTGTGACTGGGATGCTGGGGAG GTGCAGCTGACCAGAGGGGACAAGTACACCCTGAAGGACAACAGTAACCCAGAGATGTGGGTGGtccagagcagcactggagtGGTCCAGGAGGCACCTTCTGCTTGtttctccatccctcctcctgACCCCGAGTCCATAGACAAGGTCAACAG GTTGGAAGGGGAGCTGAACACGGTGAAGCAGAAGCGAGCAGCGGTTCAGAGCAGCCTGAGACGCAGCCAAAAGGAGCAggtccagcccagccagcaag ctctgtccaGGGGCCCTCCAGCAGTCCAGGATGATCCCCAAGCTGACAGGCTCCTCAGCAGCCTGGATCGTGTTGGCAAGGACTTGGTCCAGGTTGAGAAGGAGGTTTTGAACAGAGTGAGGTCTCCTGTGAGCTACAGTGACCCCACAGATGACCTTGGCAGGAGGatcaaacagcagcag gaaacAACAAAGAAACTGGAGAACCTGGGGGCAGCCAAGGATGCCTTGCAGAAGGAGTGTGAGACCTACCTttccaaaaaacccaccagcacCTCAGCTTCCCAGCTGCCTGTCACACTGAATGCCCTCAGGAGCAAATACAATGATGTCAATGTGCTCTCCAGCCTGTACAACGAGAA ggcTAAGGCTGCCCTGAACCTGGAGACTCAGATTGAGAACACAGACAGGATTGTCAGCACGTTTGAGGCCAAGCTGGCTCAGGACAGCATCATTCCTGCATCCCCCAATGCCCTGCAGGACCGGGCCAATGACCTGCAG AAGATGAGGCGTGACCTGGTGGCCCAGGAGGACTGTGTGCTGAAGCTGAACCGGGGGCTCAAGgatgctgagcacagctgcagtgctgtgcagaacaACTTCCAGGAGTACTGCCCTGACCTGCCCCGGCAGAGGAGGGAGGTGCAGCTCCTCAATGATCGCTACCACGCCGTGGCTGACCAGCTGGACCAGCG AGAGAAGACCCTCAGAAACATCAGCCTCACCTACCAGCAGTTCCAAAACTCCAATGAGAACCTGATGTTCTGGATGAACAACCTACCCAAGCACCAAGTGAAGACCACTGATGGGCCAAGCCAGATCAATtacaagctgcaggcacagaag AGGCTGGTGGGGGAGATCCAGATCAAGGAGCCTGAGAAGAACGCCCTGGTCAGGCTGTCCCAGAACGTGCAGTCCACACTCAAT GACTATGAGCTTGAAGCAGGCAAATACAGCTCTTCTCTGGACCCTTCCCTGACTGACTCTGCTGCAAAGAGGCTGCGTGTGACCCCCCTGCAGGAAAGCATCCAGGCCCAG GAAAATGATGTCACCAAGCTCTACATGGAGCTGGtagcagaaagcaaagagcagctcagccGGCTGGAGTTTGCCAAGAAGATTGTGGAGAAG AAGGAAGTGCATGAGGACATTGAAGCTGTGCATGAGCAAACCcagaaagctgaaaacaaagccACAACAAGCAGGGAATCTGAGGGGTTGAAAtcacagctggaggaggaaaggaggaaagtgGCCAGGATTGAAGAGGACCTGGAGGAGCACAGAAACAAGCTGCTGATGTTGAAAACTCAGAAGCCCATTGAAAGAGTGGAAGAAAAAGAGGTAATTGAATACTACAGAGACCCACAGGTGGAGAGCAACATCTCTAGGATGGCACAGCAGATTgaggaggaaggcaaaaagaggcagagcctgcaggaagACATTGATGTGATGAGCCGTAAGCTTGCCCAGATGGAGAGTGAGAAGAAGGTcactcctgcccagctcctcaccaaAGAGATCACCAGAATTGAGAAGGATCCCAGCCTGGATGGCCAAGCAGCCAGTCTTCGCCAGGAGATCAAGCGTCTCCAGCAGGAAAgcttggctgctgcttctgagcTCGAGCAGCACAAGAGGGAGCTGCACATGCTGGAGAGAAAGCAGCCCAACATCCGAGAGAAAGTGGTGGTGAAGGAGCTCATCAAACTggagaaaaacccagaaatgctGAAGTCTGTTAGGACCCTGCAGTTACAAATCGATGAGGAATCCTTCAAAAGAAAGTCTGCAGAGGAAGCGATAGTGAAAGTGAAGAACAAGATTGAGGAGGTGGAAAGACTGATTGAGACAGCAGAACCCAAAATTATTGTTAAGGAGGTGAAACAGGTAGAGCAAGACCCAGAGTTATTGAAAGAGACTTCCAAGCTTAAAACTCTGATTGAAGAAGAGAGGAGCAAAAACTTGGCGCTGACAGgtgagctgggagagctgcagagccagtACAGcattgcagagaagaaaaagcccaGGATAGAGGTGAAAGAGAGGGTCAATGAGATCTTCTTGGTGGACCCTGAAACGGAGAGGCAGATTGCACACCTGaaaagggagctgcaggaagtcactctgaaaaggacaaaaatcgACAGTGAAGTGGAAGAGGCCTTAGCAGAGCTCAAAGTCCTCAGGTCACAAAAACCAGAGGTGGAGTTTAAGGAGGTCATAGAGGAGGTGGTGAAACATGAAAAGAGTCCTGAGATTCTCAGAGAAATTGACAGGCTGAAGGAGCAGCTCAATGAACTTGTGAACACCAACGGCAggacccaggagcagctcatcAGGCTGCAGGGGGAAAGGGATGAATGGAGGAGGGAGAGATCCAAGGTGGAAACCAAGCTGGTCAACAAGGAAGTGATCCGATACGAGAATGACCCGCTCTTGGAAAAAGAAGCCGATCGCCTGCGCCAGGAGGTGCGTAACATGTCCCAGaagaggagagctgcagaggacGCCATCTATGACCTGCAGAACAAATACATGctcctggagaggaggaagcCAGAGGAGAAGGTGGTTGTTCAAGAGGTGATACTGACCCAAAAGGATCCAAAGCTCCGGGATGAGCACAGCAGGCTGAGGCGCAGTCTGGATGAGGAGGTGAGCAACAGGCGCCGCCTGGAGCGCGACGTGCAGCAGGTTCGTGTGCTGGTGGAAGAGCAAGAGAAGCTGCTCAACTTTCAGGAGGATCGAAGCAAGAGGCTTGCACTGGAGAAGGAGATGAGACAAATTACACTGAGAAtaaaggagctggaggagagcccagccccagtgcaAGAAAAGATCATTATGGAAGAAGTGgtgaagctggagaaggatCCAGTGCTGGAGCAGTCTGCCAGCAACCTGCGCTTGGAGCTGGACCGGGAGAAGATGGAGGTGCTGAGCTTGCAGAGAGAATGCAAGAACCTGCAGGTGCAAGTCGATGtcctgcagaaaacaaagtCCCAGGAGAAGACCATTTACAAGGAGGTGATTCGAGTGGAAAAGGACAGAGCGCTGGAGAGTGAACGTGCACGtgtctgggagctgctgagcagggagaggggagccaagcaaaaggcagaagaagagGTGCGGCGGCTGCGGGAGAAGATCGAGAGGGCTGAAGGCATGAAGAGGACGTGGGCTCGCGAagagacagagctgcagaaagccaGGAACATGGCCATCCAGGAGAGAGCCAGCTTGGAGAgtgagctgagggagctggagaggcagaagcagcagaaagtcCTCTTCCTTCGGGAGGAATCCAAACTGCTCAGCCAGCGGACCCAGAATGACAGGCAGAAGAAGAAGCAGCTGGAACATGAGGTTTCCCTGCTGGAGGCAGACATCCTTAGGGAGAAGGACCAGATCTACAACAAGGAGAGGTTCATTCGGGATCTCCAGTCAAAGGTCAACCGTGAAGAAATCAATCACGAGACCCAGATGAGAGAGACGAACCTCTCCACCAAGATCTCTATCTTGGACCCTGACACGGGGAAGGACATGTCCCCTTACGAAGCATACAAGCGAGGTATCATAGACAGAGGCCAGTACATCCAGCTGCAAGAGCTGGAGTGTGACTGGGAAGAAGTCACCACCCTGGGCCCAAATGGGGAGGTCTCACTTCTCCTTGACAAGAAAAGTGGGAAGCAGTATTCCATCGATGATGCGCTGAGGCTGAGGAGGATCACAAAGGAGGAGTACCAGCTGTACCGGGATGGCAAGATTCCCATCTCTGAATTTGCCTTGCTGGTGGCTGGGGAAACCAAGCCTCCCTCGTCCCTCTCAATTGGCTCCATCATCTCCAAATCCCCTCTCACATCGCCCACCACccaccaaacccaaaccttCTTCCCCCCAGCCTCACAGAAGGGCATATGTGATGACACATCCCCCATTGCTGGG GTCTATGACACCACCACCAACACCAAGTACAACATCAAGACTGCTGTTGCAAAGAAGCTGCTTGATCCCATGACAGCTCAGAAGCTCCTGGAAGCCCAGGCTGCCACGGGGGGCATCATAGACCTCATTTCCAGGGACCGGTTCTCGGTCCATAAGGCGATCGAGAGGGGGCTGATTGACAGGACCTACATGCAGAGACTGCTCAATGCCCAGAAAGCTTTCACAGGCATTGAGGACCCCGTGACCAAGCGAAGGCTGTCTGTGGGGGAAGCAGTTCAGAAGGGTTGGATGACCAAGGACAGTGCTTTCCCCTACCTGCAAGTCCAGCATCTAACTGGAGGGCTCATCGATCCCAAGAAAACTGGTCGCATCCCTGTGCTGGAAGCTGTCCAGACGGGCATGATAACGAGCAACCTGGCCAACAGGCTCCAGGATGAGTCCAACTACGAAAAAGATCTGCTTGACCCTGTCACTAAAGAGAAGATAAATTACAAGGAGGCCATGGCTCTCTGCCAGAAGGATTCCctgagccagctcctgctgctgccggCCGCGTCAGAGGGATACCAGCGGTACCACCAGGCGAGCCGCTCCCCCAGGCTCTCACGGTTCAGGCACTGA